The Actinomycetota bacterium sequence GATAATTTATCTTGGCAATGGGGGTAACCCTACAAATAGGAACTCTATCTCATCAAAAATTGGCCACTTTACAAAATCAAAAATGTACCACAAAGAATATTTCTATACACTTTTTTAATAGTTTTGAAAAGAGTATTGAACAAAAGACTTTTATCTAATCTTATAAATATTCAGGGGTAATTCTTGATATGAATTTGTGATAATAGTTGACAGCTTAAATCAGTTTTATGTCCAATTATTTCATATAGTTTTTAATTGCTTTGATTCACGGATTGTGCTGTCAGGTAGTAGATTGTATAGCTCCGTGTTCCCTCAATAAATCTGCTATTGCCTCGGTACGTGCTCTTGGTAATCCAGTCATTCCAAACTGAGCCAACCTTGTTGTTGCCCAATCAAGGGATGTTTGCTTTTTGTCCAAAGTCCGGGCATTAACATCCGCACCCGAATTCAGAAGAATTCGAGCCGTTTCTTCAGCTTGGTAGAGCACGCTAAGGTGCAGGGCAGTCTCTCCATCTTCACCTGCAGAGTTCACGTCTGCTCCTGCTTCGATTAAGAGCTTGGCAATCTCGCTTTCGTCAAATAT is a genomic window containing:
- a CDS encoding ankyrin repeat domain-containing protein produces the protein IFDESEIAKLLIEAGADVNSAGEDGETALHLSVLYQAEETARILLNSGADVNARTLDKKQTSLDWATTRLAQFGMTGLPRARTEAIADLLREHGAIQSTT